From the Megalopta genalis isolate 19385.01 chromosome 13, iyMegGena1_principal, whole genome shotgun sequence genome, one window contains:
- the LOC117224293 gene encoding peroxynitrite isomerase THAP4 has product MNLKLPMHDALKPIAWLRGTWKTEKPASGKYPTIKSFKYDEEMSFRSIGQPMLNYTARSWYADNKKPIHYEMGFLRIVPDTNKVALLLSHNRGLVTIEEGIVEDKIVRLETISIQVPTEGARVPKVTKLRREFRLIDNCLQHKLCLATETTPELHDHLLAKYIKECENAS; this is encoded by the exons ATGAACCTTAAATTACCAATGCACGATGCACTCAAACCAATAGCTTGGTTAAGAGGTACATGGAAAACTGAAAAACCTGCTTCTGGAAAGTATCCAACAATTAAATCTTTTAAGTATGATGAAGAAATGAGTTTCAGGTCAATAGGTCAACCAATGTTAAATTATACTGCAAGAAGTTGGTATGCAGATAACAAAAAGCCAATACATTATGAAATGGGTTTTTTGAGAATAGTACCTGATACAAATAAAGTGGCCCTATTATTGTCACATAATCGTGGTCTTGTAACCATCGAAGAAGGCATAGTTGAAGACAAAATTGTAAGATTAGAAACAATCAGCATACAGGTACCGACAGAAGGAGCAAGGGTGCCTAAGGTTACCAAG ttGCGAAGAGAATTTAGACTGATTGACAACTGCTTGCAACATAAATTATGTTTGGCTACTGAAACTACACCAGAACTACATGATCATTTATTAGCAAAGTATATTAAGGAATGTGAAAATGCTTCTTAA